A genomic segment from Clostridia bacterium encodes:
- a CDS encoding DRTGG domain-containing protein, which yields MTLREIADALGLVCIAGCSSLDREVEAGYSSDLLSDVMGRAKDGAIWVTSQVHQNVVAVAALLNLSAVVVVGGLTMNADAVEKAEARGIPVLTTRMTAFETVGKMYALGVRGEV from the coding sequence ATGACGTTGAGGGAGATCGCAGATGCCCTCGGATTGGTGTGCATCGCAGGGTGCAGCTCTTTGGATCGCGAGGTTGAGGCGGGGTATTCATCCGACTTGCTCAGCGATGTGATGGGGCGCGCGAAGGATGGGGCAATATGGGTTACCTCGCAGGTTCATCAGAATGTCGTGGCAGTTGCTGCGCTGCTTAACCTGTCGGCAGTAGTTGTAGTCGGAGGACTTACGATGAACGCCGATGCGGTGGAGAAGGCGGAGGCCCGTGGAATACCGGTTCTGACGACGCGGATGACGGCCTTCGAGACAGTAGGAAAGATGTACGCCCTCGGAGTGAGAGGGGAAGTGTAG
- a CDS encoding [Fe-Fe] hydrogenase large subunit C-terminal domain-containing protein has protein sequence MRLLEDKCKGCTNCIKRCPTEAIRVREGKAVISVERCIDCGECVRTCENHAKAVITSSLDDLMRFDYRIAVPAPTLYGQIRRAQNPDEVVWALLQLGFDSVCDVSYGADIATECIRRYVSSHPEPRPLISAACPAVVRLIQVRFPGLIPHIARVESPMYAAARVSRLEAARSLGIDDARIGVFFITPCAAKVTSAIAPVGSVQSYVDGAISIADIYGQIVSRLGANGVARPMHRGSSLGFGWARNGGELRAIGIRNSLAVDGIHNVLGVLEEADGGRLSGVDYIEALACPAGCVGGPVTVENPFVARVRMREISESLEGNTAEAIASAIGTVDELGEEFFSISGEIPPLSGLELDACLETAIMKMSELERMVEGLPGLDCGACGSPTCRSHAEDIACGRASEIDCVFKLRERMQEVAEELLRLAKKDVPSMGKREGKSLP, from the coding sequence GTGAGACTCCTCGAGGACAAATGCAAAGGATGCACGAATTGCATCAAGAGATGCCCTACCGAGGCCATCAGGGTTCGGGAGGGAAAGGCCGTGATCAGCGTCGAAAGGTGCATCGATTGCGGCGAATGTGTGCGTACATGCGAGAACCACGCGAAGGCCGTGATCACCAGTTCCCTCGATGACCTGATGCGCTTCGATTACCGAATAGCTGTGCCTGCGCCAACTCTGTATGGGCAGATCAGACGGGCCCAAAACCCTGACGAAGTGGTGTGGGCACTGCTACAGCTTGGTTTCGATTCCGTGTGCGATGTGTCGTACGGCGCGGACATAGCGACAGAGTGCATCCGTCGGTATGTTTCCAGTCACCCCGAGCCCAGGCCCTTGATATCTGCTGCCTGTCCGGCTGTGGTCCGCCTCATCCAGGTGCGTTTCCCAGGTCTTATCCCGCACATAGCCAGGGTGGAGAGCCCGATGTACGCGGCGGCCAGGGTCAGCAGGCTGGAGGCCGCGCGAAGCCTCGGCATCGACGACGCCCGAATCGGCGTGTTCTTCATAACTCCGTGTGCGGCCAAGGTAACATCTGCCATTGCGCCTGTGGGCTCTGTGCAATCGTATGTGGATGGGGCTATATCCATCGCTGATATCTACGGACAGATCGTAAGCCGCCTCGGTGCGAACGGGGTCGCGCGACCGATGCACAGAGGCTCGTCTCTGGGGTTCGGATGGGCGAGAAACGGAGGAGAACTCCGTGCCATCGGGATTCGGAACTCTCTCGCAGTGGATGGAATCCACAACGTTCTCGGCGTGCTTGAGGAGGCGGACGGAGGGCGCCTCTCTGGAGTGGATTACATCGAGGCCCTGGCCTGCCCAGCAGGATGTGTTGGGGGGCCGGTCACCGTTGAAAATCCATTTGTGGCCAGGGTGAGGATGAGGGAGATCTCCGAGAGCCTGGAGGGAAACACGGCTGAGGCGATTGCATCTGCTATCGGCACTGTGGACGAGCTGGGCGAGGAGTTCTTCTCGATATCCGGTGAGATTCCGCCCCTATCAGGCCTTGAGCTTGATGCGTGCCTTGAGACGGCAATAATGAAGATGAGTGAACTCGAGCGGATGGTGGAGGGCCTTCCGGGCCTAGACTGCGGAGCATGCGGATCTCCAACATGCAGGTCCCACGCTGAAGACATCGCATGCGGGAGGGCATCGGAGATAGACTGCGTGTTCAAGCTGAGAGAGAGGATGCAGGAGGTCGCCGAGGAACTGCTCAGGCTCGCAAAGAAAGACGTGCCGTCCATGGGGAAACGAGAAGGGAAGTCGTTGCCATGA
- a CDS encoding ATP-binding protein, with product MSCCGQPEGAGGAGGADGASGVMISMEFPIVQYDFAAAGEAAARIKQILRQLGISSDLVRRAAVAAYEAEMNLVIHAIGGSLSLVVDSGRITLTSRDEGPGIPDISLAMREGFSTASDEVREMGFGAGMGLPNMKRCSDLFNIESNMGAGTVVTIVIGVN from the coding sequence GTGAGCTGCTGCGGGCAGCCAGAGGGCGCGGGCGGGGCGGGAGGTGCGGATGGGGCGAGCGGGGTCATGATCTCCATGGAATTCCCCATCGTCCAATACGACTTCGCTGCGGCCGGCGAGGCAGCGGCCAGGATAAAGCAGATCCTCAGGCAGCTCGGCATCTCATCCGACTTAGTTCGGAGGGCTGCCGTGGCGGCCTACGAGGCTGAGATGAACCTGGTGATCCACGCAATCGGCGGGAGTCTGTCTCTTGTGGTGGATTCGGGGCGGATCACCCTCACATCGCGGGACGAGGGCCCCGGCATACCGGATATCTCACTTGCTATGCGCGAGGGCTTCTCCACCGCCTCAGATGAGGTGCGAGAGATGGGATTCGGGGCCGGAATGGGGTTGCCGAACATGAAGAGATGCTCCGATCTGTTCAACATCGAATCGAATATGGGTGCAGGCACCGTAGTGACGATCGTGATCGGCGTAAACTAG
- a CDS encoding DRTGG domain-containing protein, which yields MKLGEIKKLIGAEILAGEDKLSVLEIDTACGADLMSDVLAFTHENTLLCTGLTSAQVVRTAEVAGLSGIIFVRGKRPSDDVIALARERGIPLMATCLPLFETCGVLYGAGISGTYIREQHGPSPASGV from the coding sequence TTGAAGCTAGGTGAGATCAAGAAGCTCATCGGGGCTGAGATCCTTGCAGGCGAGGACAAGCTCTCGGTTCTGGAGATCGACACTGCCTGCGGTGCGGACCTCATGAGCGATGTTCTAGCATTCACTCATGAGAACACGCTGCTCTGCACCGGCCTTACAAGCGCTCAGGTAGTGAGGACCGCTGAGGTGGCGGGCCTCTCAGGCATAATATTCGTAAGGGGCAAGCGCCCGAGCGACGACGTGATCGCGTTAGCGCGTGAGCGGGGAATCCCTCTGATGGCAACCTGTCTGCCTCTGTTTGAGACCTGCGGAGTGCTGTACGGCGCGGGAATCAGCGGCACTTACATTCGCGAGCAGCACGGGCCCTCTCCGGCCTCTGGGGTGTGA
- a CDS encoding SPOR domain-containing protein, with protein MPVKRASTSSALSWILAVVLVSVAAIGVGWLIGQQVLSLMNPNRGSQAKSDSADAGYSYYPWKSTGDSGATDSSKEPSAAVPKIDVPKSSASSSTVAAGTATATSTGPSAESTSPGSQAAAASKTTSSGSGTQAAALSGPLFRVRVGSFGTKEAAVAVAAELEAQGYPIYVAGGGPYSVQVGAFARRENAIALSDALTSQGYEVVIVE; from the coding sequence ATGCCGGTCAAACGGGCATCCACAAGCAGCGCCCTGTCGTGGATCCTCGCCGTGGTCCTGGTGAGTGTGGCTGCGATCGGGGTGGGCTGGCTCATCGGGCAGCAGGTGCTGAGCCTGATGAACCCCAACCGGGGCTCGCAGGCCAAGAGCGACTCAGCAGATGCGGGCTACAGTTACTACCCATGGAAGAGCACGGGCGACTCCGGTGCGACGGATTCGTCGAAGGAGCCTTCCGCGGCTGTTCCGAAGATCGATGTTCCGAAATCCAGCGCGAGCTCAAGTACAGTCGCCGCTGGAACAGCAACAGCGACATCGACCGGTCCGTCAGCAGAGTCGACCTCACCAGGTTCGCAGGCCGCTGCCGCTTCCAAAACTACTTCATCTGGCTCGGGAACTCAGGCGGCGGCGCTTTCAGGCCCGCTGTTCCGGGTCAGAGTGGGGTCGTTCGGGACCAAGGAGGCAGCAGTTGCTGTTGCGGCTGAACTGGAAGCACAGGGTTATCCCATTTACGTGGCAGGCGGGGGTCCCTACTCTGTGCAGGTCGGGGCCTTTGCGCGGAGGGAGAACGCAATAGCTCTCAGTGATGCACTCACATCTCAAGGATATGAAGTGGTGATCGTTGAGTGA
- a CDS encoding folylpolyglutamate synthase/dihydrofolate synthase family protein, protein MNYDETMEYLHGLSRFGIKPGLDRAAGLLEAMGNPQRGMRAVHIAGTNGKGSTAAMIESVLRAAGRRTGLFTSPHLQRYTERMRVAGQEIPKDELAGIISNMVPAIQRLAADPAVGAPTEFEVATAACFEWFRRSGVEIAIVEVGLGGRYDSTNVITPSVCVITHIAMDHMEQLGNTLGEIASDKAGIIKPRVPVVFAPQEPEALAVLESAARDVGAPSIAVGRDVGFSVASVGMQGAAMEVDMPGFGRVRVTTALVGRHQAENCATAMAALGVLGGVSLSEIDLGLAAVVHPGRFEVVQTSPFAVVLDGAHNPDGARALARTVEDIMGGSGRRARQRVLVLGCSKDKRVDQIVAELAPHFDLVIATAPEHTRSGAAEPSDIASLVQATGVDARVECPAGRGVELALQEARTRGASLLVVSGSLYLIGEVRGMWRD, encoded by the coding sequence ATGAACTACGATGAAACCATGGAGTATCTGCATGGCCTCTCCAGGTTCGGTATTAAGCCCGGGCTGGATAGAGCCGCGGGCCTGCTGGAGGCGATGGGGAACCCGCAGCGCGGCATGCGCGCGGTTCATATCGCCGGCACGAATGGAAAGGGATCTACTGCCGCGATGATCGAGTCGGTGCTTAGGGCAGCTGGCCGCCGGACCGGGCTGTTCACCTCGCCGCACCTGCAGCGATACACCGAACGCATGCGCGTAGCCGGGCAGGAGATCCCAAAGGATGAATTGGCGGGGATCATCTCGAACATGGTTCCTGCGATTCAACGCCTCGCTGCTGACCCTGCTGTGGGCGCTCCAACCGAGTTCGAGGTGGCGACCGCCGCGTGCTTTGAATGGTTTCGGCGCTCGGGTGTGGAGATCGCAATAGTCGAAGTGGGCTTAGGCGGCAGGTACGATTCCACGAATGTGATCACTCCCAGCGTCTGCGTTATAACCCATATCGCAATGGACCACATGGAGCAGCTTGGGAACACACTTGGGGAGATCGCCTCCGACAAGGCTGGCATCATCAAGCCTCGTGTCCCTGTTGTGTTTGCGCCACAGGAGCCGGAGGCGCTTGCGGTGCTGGAGAGCGCTGCTCGGGATGTGGGCGCGCCTTCGATAGCAGTGGGGCGCGATGTCGGGTTCAGCGTGGCATCCGTTGGCATGCAGGGCGCTGCCATGGAGGTCGACATGCCTGGCTTCGGCCGTGTTCGAGTAACAACCGCCCTTGTAGGGCGGCATCAGGCAGAGAACTGCGCTACGGCAATGGCGGCCCTGGGCGTGCTCGGCGGCGTATCCCTGAGCGAGATCGACCTGGGGCTGGCAGCGGTGGTTCACCCAGGGAGGTTCGAGGTGGTTCAGACATCTCCCTTTGCCGTGGTCCTCGATGGCGCCCACAACCCTGATGGCGCTCGCGCACTTGCACGCACGGTAGAGGACATCATGGGAGGCTCGGGCCGACGCGCGCGCCAGCGCGTGCTCGTGCTCGGGTGCTCCAAAGATAAGCGGGTGGACCAGATCGTGGCCGAACTGGCGCCGCATTTCGATCTGGTGATTGCCACTGCCCCTGAGCACACCCGTTCCGGGGCGGCGGAGCCCAGCGACATAGCGTCGCTCGTCCAAGCGACCGGGGTGGATGCTCGTGTGGAGTGCCCGGCCGGCCGAGGTGTGGAGCTAGCCCTACAGGAGGCGCGCACGCGCGGCGCTTCACTCCTGGTGGTGTCTGGTTCGCTGTATCTCATCGGCGAAGTAAGAGGGATGTGGAGGGACTGA
- the nth gene encoding endonuclease III, with amino-acid sequence MTDEKHVSMGSGCAEDCGGIHTGGCDGSPRGALTERLRWVNRGLEAMYGPKPLRPHGDPVGELVHTILTQNTSDVNSDRTYASLRDAFSSWEDVADAPAAVIADLIRVGGLAEIKSARIVEVLRRIREEQGSISLDMLGGIDDKEAFGYLTSLPGVGPKTAACVLLFALGRPVFPVDTHVHRVSNRLGLVHTKDLAETQAELARAMPADITYQLHMNMVTHGRRTCHARKPACDLCQVRPGCQAALDSGEGPLRSD; translated from the coding sequence GTGACAGACGAAAAGCACGTGAGCATGGGGTCTGGCTGCGCCGAGGACTGTGGAGGCATACACACAGGCGGGTGCGATGGATCCCCTCGGGGCGCGCTTACGGAACGCCTGCGCTGGGTGAACCGGGGGCTTGAGGCCATGTATGGCCCTAAGCCCCTGCGGCCTCACGGCGATCCTGTGGGTGAGCTAGTTCACACGATACTTACGCAGAACACGTCGGACGTGAACTCCGACAGGACCTATGCATCTCTCAGGGACGCCTTCTCCAGCTGGGAGGATGTTGCCGATGCACCTGCGGCTGTGATCGCGGATCTGATCAGAGTCGGAGGCCTGGCGGAGATCAAATCCGCCAGGATCGTAGAGGTTCTTCGCAGGATCAGGGAAGAGCAGGGGAGTATCTCCCTTGATATGCTCGGGGGCATCGACGACAAGGAGGCGTTCGGCTACCTTACGTCGCTTCCTGGGGTTGGGCCGAAGACCGCTGCATGTGTGCTCCTTTTCGCCTTGGGCCGGCCGGTCTTCCCGGTTGACACTCATGTTCACAGGGTGTCCAACAGGCTCGGACTGGTGCACACGAAGGACCTGGCTGAGACCCAGGCTGAGCTCGCTCGGGCGATGCCTGCCGACATCACCTACCAGCTGCACATGAACATGGTGACGCATGGACGCAGGACGTGCCATGCCCGAAAGCCGGCGTGCGACCTGTGCCAGGTGAGGCCGGGGTGTCAGGCGGCGCTGGATTCTGGTGAAGGGCCGCTGCGGTCTGACTGA